From a region of the Thermoflexus hugenholtzii JAD2 genome:
- a CDS encoding DUF2442 domain-containing protein — protein MTSVVATLVLPKILHVRVTEDSLVVDLEDGRTLMVPLSWYPRLVHGTPEERQRFEIAGAGYGIHWPDLDEDVSVEGLLLGKPSAESPASLARWLASRGRKRA, from the coding sequence ATGACTTCTGTGGTGGCCACTCTGGTGCTTCCTAAAATTCTTCACGTCCGCGTGACCGAGGATAGTTTGGTTGTGGATCTGGAGGACGGCCGCACCCTCATGGTGCCTCTGAGCTGGTATCCACGCCTGGTTCATGGGACGCCGGAGGAGCGGCAGAGGTTTGAGATCGCCGGGGCCGGCTATGGCATCCACTGGCCGGATCTGGATGAGGATGTGAGCGTAGAGGGCTTGCTTCTGGGAAAGCCCTCCGCCGAGAGCCCGGCGTCCCTGGCCCGGTGGCTGGCCTCCCGAGGGAGGAAGCGGGCCTGA
- a CDS encoding pseudouridine synthase: MPQERLQKILARAGLGSRRECEEMIRQGRVTVNGIPAHLGMRADPERDDIRVDGRPVKIPPLMGFALYKPRGVLSDPMPGSSSPSVYDLVPSVRPLYVVGRLDARSEGLILLINDGELAHRLTHPRYEHPKVYHVLVEGRPETETLERWRRGIFLDGRRTRPAKVRVIRYEGAHTWLEVEMREGKKRQIRRIAARLGHPVRRLIRIRIGSVTLGRLKPGQWRPLTEQELRQLRSLKAEKSPRSRPRRAEQRSAAQKG; the protein is encoded by the coding sequence ATGCCCCAGGAGCGCCTGCAGAAGATCCTAGCGCGGGCCGGCCTGGGCTCCCGCCGGGAATGCGAGGAGATGATCCGACAAGGGCGGGTGACCGTGAACGGGATCCCCGCCCATCTGGGAATGCGCGCCGATCCGGAACGGGATGACATCCGGGTGGACGGACGGCCGGTGAAGATCCCGCCCCTGATGGGATTCGCCCTCTACAAGCCACGTGGGGTGCTCTCGGACCCCATGCCGGGCTCCTCTTCACCCAGCGTGTATGATCTGGTCCCCTCGGTGAGGCCCCTTTACGTGGTGGGACGGCTGGACGCGCGCAGCGAAGGGCTCATCCTCCTGATCAACGATGGGGAGCTCGCCCATCGCCTGACGCACCCGCGCTACGAGCACCCTAAGGTTTACCATGTGCTCGTGGAAGGACGACCGGAGACGGAAACCCTGGAGCGCTGGCGGCGCGGGATCTTCCTGGACGGCCGGCGGACCCGGCCGGCGAAGGTGCGGGTGATCCGTTACGAGGGGGCGCACACCTGGCTGGAGGTGGAGATGCGGGAGGGGAAGAAACGACAGATCCGGCGTATCGCCGCCCGCCTGGGCCATCCGGTGCGCCGCCTCATCCGCATCCGCATCGGATCGGTGACCCTGGGGCGGCTGAAGCCCGGCCAATGGCGTCCGCTCACCGAACAGGAGCTCCGACAGCTCCGATCTCTGAAGGCCGAGAAATCCCCTCGCTCCCGCCCGCGCCGGGCAGAGCAGAGGTCTGCGGCCCAAAAGGGATAA
- a CDS encoding FAD binding domain-containing protein has product MTLLNLREYHRPKTLAEALALLRRPGIQTVPIGGGTQILAEGSREVEAVVDLQDLSLSFVRQEGMTLRIGATTPLQTLVEAPETASFGGGILALAARETAPLPLRNQRTIGGAVVGASPEQPLATVLLALDAELVVFTEPEAPRALRMEAFYDYREALRRQGMIVAEVRIPLSAAPMGAAFHKVARTPADAPIVGVAVRLFRGVDGACYGVRIAAGGVAPRPMRLIEAEQVLEGQPPDPERFATAAEKARARVNPPGDFRGSPEYRREMVAVLLRRALTEAAAQAGWTEIPSS; this is encoded by the coding sequence ATGACGCTGCTGAACTTGCGGGAATATCATCGCCCGAAGACCCTGGCGGAGGCCCTGGCGTTGCTGCGACGCCCCGGCATCCAGACAGTGCCCATCGGCGGGGGTACCCAGATCCTGGCGGAGGGATCCCGGGAGGTGGAGGCGGTGGTGGATCTCCAGGATCTGAGCCTGTCCTTCGTTCGGCAGGAAGGGATGACGCTGCGCATCGGGGCGACCACCCCGCTGCAGACCCTGGTGGAAGCGCCCGAGACTGCGTCCTTCGGCGGGGGCATCCTCGCCCTGGCCGCCCGGGAGACCGCGCCTCTTCCGCTACGGAACCAGCGCACGATCGGCGGGGCCGTGGTCGGCGCCTCCCCGGAGCAACCTCTGGCAACGGTGTTGCTGGCCCTGGACGCCGAGCTGGTGGTGTTCACGGAGCCGGAGGCCCCGCGGGCGCTGCGCATGGAGGCCTTTTACGATTACCGGGAGGCCCTCCGGCGCCAGGGGATGATCGTCGCGGAGGTCCGGATCCCCCTCTCCGCTGCCCCTATGGGCGCTGCTTTCCACAAGGTCGCTCGCACGCCCGCCGATGCCCCCATCGTAGGGGTCGCTGTCCGGTTGTTCCGGGGGGTGGATGGCGCCTGCTATGGGGTGCGGATCGCCGCGGGAGGTGTTGCGCCGCGGCCGATGCGCCTGATCGAGGCCGAGCAGGTCCTGGAGGGGCAGCCCCCGGATCCGGAGCGTTTCGCCACGGCCGCAGAGAAAGCCCGGGCCCGGGTGAACCCGCCCGGGGACTTCCGGGGCTCTCCCGAATACCGGCGGGAGATGGTGGCGGTGCTGCTCCGCCGCGCCCTGACCGAGGCCGCTGCCCAGGCGGGCTGGACGGAGATCCCATCCTCATGA
- a CDS encoding MFS transporter, with translation MIATPRGAATTWPQWIVLSLYGLALTMTSNVVDPPWLSQKAHQLAGPGWQNTLLGSVAFIGLVWAALVQPIFGAWSDQLRSPWGRRKPFLWLGSLLLALALALLVAAPSVPMLILALLLVQTFSNMVQAAYQGLIPDHVPEDRRGRASGIKGFMEIPAVVIGPLVAGYFLGRGQIWGPYPVLLGVYLVVGLITAVTVPSQALAEPPSRRPTWIYQVDWSRAPTFAFWLAHRLVFWWALLTLRTFLIFFLRDTMGLTMEQAQSLNGTLSAILGAMILLLMVPAGALADRWGTRPLLRGAGVLAGLGTFGFLAVSRLVGRPELPALVAASLVIGIGVALFVAASWTWITRIVPPEESARYLGLGNMATALGSAIARLSGPAIDAINRSTGGLMGYDVIYSLAGLLFLGSLLLARPPIQAARIRSH, from the coding sequence ATGATCGCCACCCCGCGCGGCGCCGCGACGACGTGGCCGCAGTGGATCGTCCTGAGCCTCTATGGGCTCGCCCTGACTATGACTTCGAACGTTGTGGACCCGCCGTGGCTGAGCCAGAAGGCCCACCAGCTGGCCGGCCCGGGCTGGCAGAACACCCTGCTGGGGAGCGTCGCCTTCATCGGCCTGGTGTGGGCCGCGCTGGTCCAGCCGATCTTCGGTGCCTGGAGCGATCAGCTCCGGAGCCCCTGGGGTCGCCGGAAGCCTTTCCTCTGGCTCGGAAGCCTTCTCCTTGCCTTGGCCCTCGCCCTCTTGGTGGCCGCCCCCTCGGTGCCCATGCTGATCCTGGCCCTGCTGCTGGTGCAGACGTTCTCGAACATGGTGCAGGCTGCCTATCAAGGGTTGATTCCCGATCACGTGCCCGAGGATCGGCGAGGGCGGGCCTCCGGGATCAAGGGGTTCATGGAGATCCCGGCGGTGGTGATCGGCCCCTTAGTCGCCGGATATTTCCTGGGGCGCGGCCAGATCTGGGGGCCGTATCCGGTGTTGCTGGGGGTTTATCTGGTGGTAGGCCTGATCACCGCCGTCACAGTGCCCTCCCAGGCCCTGGCGGAGCCGCCCTCCCGTCGTCCCACCTGGATCTATCAGGTGGATTGGAGCCGGGCACCCACTTTCGCCTTCTGGCTGGCCCATCGCCTGGTCTTCTGGTGGGCGCTGCTGACGCTGCGCACCTTCCTGATCTTTTTCCTTCGCGACACCATGGGCCTGACGATGGAGCAGGCCCAATCCCTGAACGGGACCCTCTCGGCGATCCTGGGGGCGATGATCCTGCTCCTAATGGTGCCAGCGGGGGCCCTGGCGGACCGCTGGGGGACGCGGCCGCTGTTGCGCGGGGCAGGGGTCCTGGCAGGCTTGGGCACCTTCGGGTTCCTGGCGGTCTCCCGACTGGTGGGGCGGCCGGAGCTGCCCGCCCTGGTGGCGGCCTCCCTGGTGATCGGGATCGGGGTCGCGCTGTTTGTGGCCGCCAGCTGGACCTGGATCACCCGCATCGTTCCCCCCGAGGAATCCGCGCGCTACCTCGGGCTGGGGAACATGGCCACCGCCCTCGGCAGCGCCATCGCCCGCTTGAGCGGCCCGGCCATCGACGCCATCAACCGGAGCACCGGAGGGCTGATGGGCTATGATGTGATCTACAGCCTCGCCGGCCTGCTTTTCCTGGGAAGCCTGCTGCTGGCTCGTCCCCCGATCCAAGCAGCTCGGATTCGTTCGCATTGA
- the rpsL gene encoding 30S ribosomal protein S12, with protein sequence MPTFNQLVRKGRKPKVRKSKSPALHWVYNSLTGERYWDPKGAPQRRGVCVVVRTMTPKKPNSALRKIARVRLTSGVEVTAYIPGEGHNLQEHSVVLVRGGRVKDLPGVRYHIIRGALDAAGVEKRRQGRSKYGAKRPKEQKAQKK encoded by the coding sequence ATGCCGACATTCAATCAGCTGGTGCGCAAGGGGCGAAAGCCTAAGGTTCGGAAAAGCAAGTCGCCGGCGCTCCACTGGGTGTATAACTCCCTCACCGGGGAGCGCTACTGGGATCCGAAAGGCGCACCCCAGCGCCGGGGGGTGTGCGTGGTGGTGCGCACCATGACCCCCAAGAAGCCCAACTCGGCCCTGCGGAAGATCGCCCGGGTGCGCCTGACCAGCGGCGTGGAGGTCACGGCTTACATCCCCGGCGAGGGCCACAACCTACAGGAGCACTCGGTGGTCCTGGTGCGAGGGGGCCGTGTGAAGGACCTGCCCGGGGTGCGCTACCACATCATCCGCGGCGCCCTGGACGCAGCGGGAGTGGAGAAGCGGCGCCAGGGCCGATCCAAATACGGCGCCAAGCGTCCGAAGGAGCAGAAGGCCCAGAAGAAGTGA
- a CDS encoding RelA/SpoT family protein, with amino-acid sequence MVGVQNPTTLEFLLEQIRDPLSPSDRALIERAYALAERAHNCQTRASGEPYLYHCLAVAGILAELRMDPPVIAAALLHDVVEDTGVTLEEIRREFGEEVARLVDGVTKLKYIDRLRAQPEDGEARRTTRDEQSAENIRKIFFAMVEDPRVVLIKLADRLHNMRTLGALPPEKQKRIARETLEIYAPLANRLGIWQLKWELEDLAFRYLEPEKYREIARAIDERRAERERHIQQIVERIQARLAEEGIQAEVTGRAKHIYSIYRKMLRKGVSFDQVYDVRAVRIIVNTIPECYQVLGIIHSMWRPIPKEFDDYIANPKDNSYRSLHTAVMLEDGKTLEVQIRTWEMHWEAEYGIAAHWLYKEQVSKRDLAFEKKVAWLRSLLEWRNEVTSAKEFVESLKTDVFEDRIYVFTPKGDVIDLPRGSTPIDFAYHIHTELGHRCRGARVNGRWVPLNYVLQMGDQVEIIPAKQGGPSRDWLDPAKGYVKTSRARQKIRQWFKQQGRAENIVHGREILAQEIRRLGVPFSVDEAARRLYAEFGYKEPEDLLAAIGWGDVSPEQLAPRLIRMEEERRREEQRAAPEPQAPSERYDASRPVLVENNPQGLLMQLARCCNPVPGDEVIGYITRNRGITIHRRSCPNILNVRTPERLIEVQFPAGEKGYPVEVEITAIDRVGLLHEISGVLKDEQINIARISVDTRNGFAVFQATLEVRSAAQLHRALARIEQIPNVREAHRRR; translated from the coding sequence ATGGTAGGGGTGCAGAACCCGACCACCCTGGAGTTCCTGCTGGAACAGATCCGCGATCCCCTCAGCCCTTCGGACCGTGCGCTGATCGAGCGCGCCTATGCGCTGGCGGAGCGGGCCCACAACTGCCAGACCCGCGCCTCCGGGGAACCCTATCTTTACCATTGCCTGGCGGTGGCAGGCATCCTGGCCGAGCTGCGGATGGACCCCCCGGTGATCGCGGCCGCCCTGCTCCACGATGTGGTCGAAGACACGGGGGTGACCCTGGAGGAGATCCGCCGCGAGTTTGGGGAGGAGGTCGCCCGCCTGGTCGATGGGGTCACCAAGCTGAAATACATCGACCGGCTGCGGGCCCAGCCGGAGGACGGGGAGGCCCGGCGCACGACGCGGGACGAGCAGAGCGCGGAGAACATCCGCAAGATCTTCTTCGCCATGGTCGAGGACCCCCGCGTGGTGCTGATCAAGCTGGCCGACCGCCTGCACAACATGCGCACCCTGGGGGCCCTGCCTCCGGAGAAGCAGAAGCGCATCGCCCGGGAGACTTTAGAGATCTACGCCCCCCTGGCCAACCGCCTGGGCATCTGGCAGCTGAAGTGGGAGCTGGAGGACCTGGCCTTCCGCTACCTGGAGCCGGAGAAATACCGGGAGATCGCCCGGGCCATCGACGAGCGCCGGGCAGAGCGGGAGCGCCACATCCAGCAAATCGTGGAGCGCATCCAGGCCCGCCTTGCCGAGGAGGGCATCCAGGCGGAGGTCACCGGCCGGGCCAAACACATCTACAGCATCTACCGCAAGATGCTCCGCAAGGGCGTCTCCTTCGATCAGGTCTATGACGTGCGGGCCGTGCGCATCATCGTGAACACCATCCCGGAATGCTATCAGGTCCTCGGCATCATCCACTCCATGTGGCGCCCCATCCCCAAGGAGTTCGATGATTACATCGCCAACCCCAAAGACAACTCCTACCGCAGCCTGCATACGGCGGTGATGCTGGAGGACGGCAAGACCCTCGAGGTGCAGATCCGCACCTGGGAGATGCACTGGGAGGCGGAATACGGCATCGCCGCCCACTGGCTCTACAAAGAGCAGGTCTCCAAACGGGACCTGGCCTTCGAGAAGAAGGTGGCATGGCTCCGCTCCCTCCTGGAGTGGCGAAACGAGGTCACCTCGGCGAAGGAGTTCGTCGAATCCCTTAAGACCGATGTCTTCGAGGATCGTATTTACGTCTTCACCCCGAAGGGAGACGTCATCGATCTGCCCCGGGGGAGCACACCCATCGACTTCGCCTATCACATCCACACCGAGCTGGGGCACCGCTGCCGCGGCGCCCGGGTGAACGGCCGGTGGGTCCCCCTCAATTACGTCCTCCAGATGGGCGATCAGGTGGAGATCATCCCGGCCAAGCAGGGTGGCCCCAGCCGCGACTGGCTGGATCCGGCCAAGGGCTACGTGAAGACCTCGCGGGCCCGTCAGAAGATCCGCCAGTGGTTCAAACAGCAGGGCCGGGCGGAGAACATCGTCCACGGGCGGGAGATCCTGGCCCAGGAGATCCGGCGCCTGGGGGTGCCCTTCTCGGTGGATGAGGCGGCGCGCCGGCTTTACGCCGAGTTCGGCTACAAGGAGCCGGAGGACCTGCTGGCGGCCATCGGCTGGGGCGACGTCTCCCCGGAGCAGCTGGCCCCGCGCCTGATCCGGATGGAGGAGGAACGGCGTCGGGAGGAGCAGCGGGCCGCCCCGGAGCCCCAGGCTCCCTCGGAGCGCTACGACGCCTCCCGGCCGGTGCTGGTGGAGAACAACCCCCAGGGTCTTCTGATGCAGCTGGCCCGTTGCTGCAATCCGGTGCCCGGAGATGAGGTGATCGGCTACATCACCCGCAATCGGGGGATTACCATCCACCGCCGGAGCTGCCCCAACATCCTGAACGTGCGCACGCCGGAGCGACTGATTGAGGTGCAGTTCCCCGCTGGGGAGAAGGGCTACCCGGTAGAGGTGGAGATCACCGCCATCGACCGCGTCGGCCTGCTCCACGAGATCAGCGGCGTCCTGAAGGACGAGCAGATCAACATCGCTCGCATCAGCGTGGACACCCGCAACGGCTTCGCCGTCTTCCAGGCCACCCTGGAGGTCCGCTCGGCGGCTCAGCTGCACCGCGCCCTGGCGCGGATCGAACAGATCCCCAACGTCCGCGAGGCCCACCGCCGACGGTGA
- a CDS encoding PaaI family thioesterase, translating to MRASLQPNSRMCFVCGMQNPVGLKVRFYEEGADGVRAEVVIPEVYQGYPGVAHGGIVAALLDEAAGRALMIGDPMRFMVTAQLRVRYHRPVPMGQPLVLTARPLRIGSRVARAQATLHLHDGTLCAEAEAILIRVPAEIQAAFEAERPFWRVYPEESG from the coding sequence ATGCGCGCATCTCTCCAGCCGAACTCCCGGATGTGTTTCGTCTGCGGGATGCAGAACCCGGTCGGCCTGAAGGTGCGCTTCTATGAGGAGGGGGCCGATGGGGTGCGGGCGGAGGTGGTGATCCCCGAGGTCTACCAGGGGTATCCAGGGGTGGCCCACGGTGGCATCGTGGCCGCCCTGCTGGATGAGGCAGCCGGCCGGGCGTTGATGATCGGGGACCCTATGCGCTTCATGGTGACCGCCCAGCTCCGGGTGCGCTATCATCGCCCGGTCCCCATGGGGCAGCCTCTGGTCCTCACCGCCCGCCCCCTCCGCATCGGATCCCGCGTCGCCCGGGCGCAGGCGACGCTGCATCTGCACGATGGCACCCTGTGCGCGGAAGCCGAGGCGATCCTGATCCGGGTTCCGGCGGAAATCCAGGCGGCCTTCGAGGCCGAACGGCCTTTCTGGCGGGTGTATCCGGAGGAGAGCGGATGA
- a CDS encoding DUF4160 domain-containing protein, producing the protein MSPTLLRKGPYRVYIYSHDCNEPRHVHVDRENKSAKFWLDPVVILAVNYGYSRAELRQIESILTEDLDLLRERWDDFCGGHSGAS; encoded by the coding sequence ATGAGCCCGACTCTGCTGAGAAAGGGGCCATATCGGGTTTATATTTACTCCCACGATTGTAACGAGCCTCGCCATGTCCATGTAGATCGAGAAAACAAAAGTGCCAAGTTTTGGCTCGATCCTGTTGTAATTCTGGCCGTCAATTATGGCTATAGTCGGGCTGAGTTGCGGCAAATTGAATCAATTTTGACGGAAGATTTGGATCTTCTGCGGGAGCGGTGGGATGACTTCTGTGGTGGCCACTCTGGTGCTTCCTAA
- a CDS encoding polysaccharide deacetylase family protein encodes MFPKRIPSMRRRRPRPPIAGIALPGGLIVLILLSIQQALALPFWGTAPQTSPTPTGTPTPERVLSSTPTLPPPTATPLPTRIPTPTGTPTPTPYPFFQEPLPPSDGTPRALRVPILMYHYISDPPPGADRLRLDLSVRPSQFEAHLQYLRQAGYETVSLSDLIFHLTQGKPLPPRPVVLTFDDGYRDAYEEAFPLLQRYGFRGTFFVLTGRADEGDPRYLSWEQIRRMSEAGMEIQLHGREHIPLNGRDEAFLFYHIIGGKQSIEAHTGRPVRFFAYPSSVYDETLIRFLEGYRFWGAVTTAYGADERLENRFLWPRIRIRGTDGVPQLAGKLQEFTGP; translated from the coding sequence ATGTTCCCGAAACGGATCCCCTCCATGCGCCGGCGGCGCCCGCGGCCTCCGATCGCCGGGATCGCCCTCCCGGGCGGGTTGATCGTGCTCATCCTCCTGAGTATCCAACAGGCCCTGGCCCTCCCCTTCTGGGGAACGGCCCCTCAGACCTCTCCAACCCCCACCGGGACCCCGACCCCGGAGCGCGTCCTTTCCTCGACGCCGACCCTCCCTCCGCCGACCGCAACGCCCCTTCCCACCCGGATTCCAACCCCGACCGGGACGCCGACGCCGACCCCCTATCCGTTTTTCCAGGAGCCGCTGCCGCCTTCCGACGGAACCCCTCGCGCCCTGCGGGTTCCCATCCTGATGTATCACTACATCTCCGACCCGCCTCCGGGGGCGGACCGCCTGCGCCTGGATCTCTCCGTCCGGCCTTCTCAATTCGAAGCGCATCTGCAATACCTGCGTCAGGCCGGTTACGAGACGGTTTCCCTGAGCGACCTCATCTTCCATTTGACCCAGGGGAAGCCCCTGCCGCCGCGCCCCGTCGTGTTGACCTTCGATGACGGCTACCGGGATGCCTATGAGGAAGCCTTCCCTTTGCTGCAACGCTACGGCTTCCGAGGCACCTTCTTCGTGCTCACGGGGCGCGCGGATGAAGGGGATCCGCGCTATCTCTCCTGGGAGCAGATCCGCCGGATGAGCGAGGCCGGGATGGAGATCCAGCTCCATGGCCGGGAGCACATCCCGCTCAACGGGCGGGATGAGGCCTTCCTGTTCTACCACATCATCGGCGGCAAGCAATCCATCGAGGCCCATACCGGCCGGCCGGTGCGCTTCTTCGCCTATCCGTCCTCCGTTTACGATGAGACGTTGATCCGGTTCCTGGAGGGCTATCGGTTCTGGGGAGCGGTGACCACCGCCTACGGGGCCGATGAGCGTCTGGAGAACCGCTTCCTGTGGCCACGGATCCGTATACGAGGAACAGATGGGGTGCCCCAGCTGGCCGGGAAGCTCCAAGAATTCACCGGCCCATGA